One segment of Terriglobales bacterium DNA contains the following:
- a CDS encoding Ig-like domain-containing protein yields the protein MLARWPQLIAALIGSLFCLSSILSAQDLNPSSRSPARVSGNMDGIPGSYHSLAEHPPVFTTAAKLKDLVSRINRSRSYSMPRFGQLADKAGRGLLLTGRSSPASAANRGSLAPPVAPKAAAVDPTAAVSPLVFDVSYYKQVNPDLAGLSDADAQAHWINQGVDEGRRAHPLFWTQQYLAYYPDLQAAFGAQNYAAALEHYVSTGHTEGRSGVLALASTVFDVTYYKQANPDLASLSDTDAETHWIEHGISENRHGHPRFYALDYLFLNYDKALLYGTAGGVDSINDYALKGANDHVFTYSSDGRIGLDALMPLVFDPAYYMKQHPELNFQSTDEATSFWLQTGLSRGDKGSNVFSAAEYLALYPDLAQAFGATGYSDALEHYVRIGRSEGRSGLFAIDQSYLSFIPTSAGLTTTPADRVETFTSVTGQDITVTILAPAPASDTIYTMRPINPGELPDDYFPLAVASAQTAGAGTLMIPKGVYNFQGTDPNVHWFIDGLTDMTIDGQGSTLNFSNPGFGILMNNATRVVFKNFVLDWPHLRIAALGRIIAGPHNGPNQLQIDPAYPDDGSKSIEVTTPWDVTGNTWGRQTETEEFFSTDGSGSPPPVYEGNGLYSSPAFVDYPAGIALLVRYYATEGVAMWVEGVQDFALENVTVHSAPNTAFFFDRGRGIRVSNCTVNRSSGKLISASRGALQVNQSSGDVLVENSVFAYHGDDGINIGAASFFPVEAVSGDQLTLAESDSTPQPGDPVIIFNSAFGVLGFSSIQAVSPNAGGGFNVQLSQEVPHVASDSWLGRLNYMGARWIVRNNQFLNNHARAILPQGPYGLLKNNVMIGQTHAAILAGILNDVPPAVGPGVQDMQVLNNWISDSGPFSTVPWILRGGTSPGAIMIVSWLINGFNFNDESESTDVRINQHIVLSGNTVQNVPGPAFFIGSASDVSMDGNQIINANSGPSYYLGTGSTSGSVVVSQAQNVSITNTAVSGTQTGPVSIDLHSTNGIQNDRGTTLALSLAAGSNPSAFGQPLAFAAVVTTPSGGTPTGTVQFSDGITNLGSAVTLSPDGTATFTTSSLSLGQHAINAVYSGDVNFDASPSQLMQTVSPEASVTTLASSSNPSASGAPLTLSAAVSSYFGGMLTGSVQFQDGGVDLGSPVPLSSGVASLPAAGLSVGAHSITAVYFGNPDFVSSTSAPLPQVVTATGGANSTSASLTAPAQTFFRQSATFTVAVNSGGGTPSGSVILLDGNTQLGPVLTLDGGGAASYSTPLRPGVHQIQAIYIGNDNFNGSSSGLTVNTSPRPKPR from the coding sequence ATGCTAGCAAGATGGCCTCAGTTGATCGCAGCTCTCATAGGAAGTTTGTTCTGTTTATCTTCAATTCTATCGGCCCAGGATCTCAATCCGTCGTCGCGTAGCCCGGCTCGTGTCTCAGGCAATATGGACGGCATCCCCGGCTCCTATCACAGTCTGGCCGAGCATCCCCCGGTGTTCACGACCGCGGCCAAGCTGAAGGACCTCGTTTCGCGGATCAATCGATCCAGGAGCTACTCGATGCCGCGCTTCGGCCAGCTCGCCGATAAGGCAGGGAGGGGGCTTTTGCTCACGGGCAGATCCAGTCCGGCTTCAGCCGCAAACCGGGGTTCGCTCGCCCCGCCAGTAGCCCCTAAAGCGGCGGCAGTCGACCCCACAGCGGCAGTAAGTCCTTTGGTTTTCGATGTTTCTTACTACAAGCAGGTGAATCCCGACTTGGCTGGCTTGTCGGACGCCGACGCGCAGGCCCACTGGATCAACCAGGGTGTGGATGAGGGCCGGCGAGCGCATCCGCTCTTTTGGACCCAGCAGTACCTGGCTTACTATCCTGATCTGCAGGCGGCATTCGGCGCGCAGAACTATGCTGCAGCTTTAGAGCACTACGTTTCCACCGGACACACCGAAGGCCGCAGCGGAGTGCTGGCGCTCGCGTCGACAGTTTTCGACGTGACGTATTACAAGCAGGCGAATCCCGACTTGGCGTCCCTGTCCGACACGGATGCGGAAACCCATTGGATTGAGCATGGCATCTCGGAAAACCGGCACGGCCATCCGCGGTTTTATGCTTTGGACTACTTGTTCTTGAATTACGACAAGGCGCTGCTTTACGGCACTGCTGGCGGCGTCGATAGCATCAATGACTACGCGCTGAAGGGCGCCAATGATCACGTGTTTACGTACTCTAGCGACGGCCGCATCGGCCTGGACGCGTTGATGCCCCTGGTCTTTGATCCGGCTTATTACATGAAGCAGCATCCTGAGCTGAATTTCCAATCCACCGATGAAGCAACTTCATTCTGGCTCCAGACCGGGTTGTCGCGCGGCGATAAGGGATCGAATGTTTTTTCCGCGGCTGAGTACCTGGCGTTGTATCCGGACCTGGCACAGGCGTTTGGCGCTACCGGTTACTCTGATGCCCTGGAACACTATGTCCGAATTGGCCGCAGTGAGGGCCGCAGCGGGCTCTTTGCGATCGATCAATCCTACTTGTCTTTTATTCCCACATCCGCCGGCTTGACGACCACGCCGGCTGATCGTGTGGAGACGTTCACTTCGGTCACCGGGCAAGACATCACCGTCACTATCCTGGCCCCGGCGCCAGCATCAGATACGATTTACACAATGCGTCCAATCAACCCAGGGGAACTCCCGGACGACTACTTCCCGCTGGCCGTCGCCAGTGCGCAGACGGCCGGAGCAGGAACGCTCATGATTCCCAAGGGCGTTTACAACTTTCAGGGTACAGACCCGAACGTCCATTGGTTCATTGACGGTTTGACCGACATGACCATCGACGGCCAGGGCTCCACGCTGAATTTCAGCAACCCGGGGTTCGGCATCCTCATGAATAACGCTACCAGAGTGGTGTTCAAGAACTTTGTGCTCGATTGGCCGCACCTAAGGATTGCTGCACTGGGCAGGATCATTGCGGGTCCCCACAATGGCCCGAACCAGCTTCAGATCGACCCCGCCTATCCCGACGATGGCTCCAAGTCCATTGAGGTTACTACGCCTTGGGATGTGACCGGCAACACTTGGGGAAGGCAAACCGAAACGGAGGAGTTTTTCTCCACCGACGGTTCCGGTTCCCCCCCGCCGGTTTATGAAGGCAATGGGCTCTACTCTTCGCCCGCGTTCGTTGATTACCCGGCTGGTATCGCTCTCCTGGTCCGCTATTATGCAACCGAGGGGGTTGCCATGTGGGTCGAAGGTGTGCAGGATTTCGCACTTGAAAACGTGACGGTACATTCGGCGCCGAACACTGCGTTCTTCTTTGATCGCGGCCGAGGGATACGGGTCTCGAACTGCACAGTGAACCGGTCGAGTGGGAAGCTGATCTCCGCTTCCAGGGGTGCCCTGCAAGTGAACCAGAGTAGCGGCGACGTCCTGGTGGAGAACAGTGTGTTTGCCTATCACGGTGACGATGGCATCAATATCGGGGCCGCGAGTTTCTTTCCCGTGGAAGCAGTCAGCGGAGACCAACTCACGTTAGCTGAGTCGGACTCCACTCCGCAGCCGGGAGACCCCGTCATTATTTTCAATTCCGCATTCGGTGTGCTGGGGTTCTCCTCGATCCAGGCGGTCTCTCCGAACGCAGGGGGTGGATTTAATGTGCAGTTGAGCCAGGAGGTCCCTCATGTAGCCTCAGACAGTTGGTTGGGACGCCTCAATTACATGGGTGCCCGCTGGATTGTGCGCAACAACCAGTTTCTGAACAATCACGCGCGCGCCATCCTTCCCCAGGGGCCATATGGCCTGTTAAAGAACAACGTAATGATAGGACAGACCCACGCTGCCATCTTGGCCGGGATCTTAAACGACGTGCCGCCTGCGGTCGGCCCGGGCGTCCAGGACATGCAGGTTTTGAACAATTGGATCTCTGATTCTGGGCCCTTTTCTACAGTCCCGTGGATTCTGAGGGGTGGAACCAGTCCCGGCGCCATCATGATCGTGAGCTGGTTGATCAACGGATTCAACTTTAATGACGAAAGCGAAAGCACGGATGTGCGCATCAATCAGCACATCGTCTTGTCCGGGAACACGGTGCAGAATGTGCCAGGCCCTGCGTTTTTCATTGGCTCCGCCAGTGACGTGAGCATGGACGGAAATCAAATCATCAACGCCAATAGCGGACCTTCTTATTACCTGGGAACCGGCAGTACCTCGGGATCGGTCGTTGTGAGCCAGGCCCAGAATGTATCCATCACCAATACCGCGGTGAGTGGTACCCAGACGGGTCCAGTTTCGATTGATCTCCATTCCACAAACGGAATCCAAAATGACAGGGGCACCACCCTGGCGCTCTCTCTGGCCGCGGGAAGCAATCCGTCTGCCTTCGGCCAGCCTCTGGCGTTCGCCGCAGTGGTTACAACGCCATCGGGCGGCACACCCACCGGCACAGTGCAATTCAGCGATGGCATCACCAATTTGGGTTCAGCCGTAACGTTGAGTCCTGACGGCACGGCCACATTCACGACTTCATCCTTATCGTTGGGCCAACATGCCATCAACGCCGTCTACAGCGGAGATGTGAACTTCGACGCCAGCCCTTCGCAACTCATGCAGACGGTGAGCCCGGAAGCCAGCGTAACGACGCTCGCTTCGAGCAGCAACCCCTCTGCCTCCGGGGCACCTCTGACTCTTAGCGCTGCCGTGAGTTCCTACTTTGGTGGCATGCTCACAGGAAGCGTGCAGTTTCAGGATGGAGGCGTCGATTTGGGTTCGCCAGTGCCACTGAGCAGTGGCGTTGCCTCATTGCCCGCTGCCGGGCTCTCCGTAGGCGCACATAGCATTACAGCGGTCTATTTCGGCAACCCTGACTTCGTTTCCAGCACCTCTGCGCCGTTGCCCCAGGTGGTTACGGCGACGGGAGGGGCGAACTCCACGTCCGCCTCCCTCACGGCGCCCGCCCAGACTTTTTTCCGCCAGAGCGCGACATTCACAGTCGCCGTAAATTCGGGTGGCGGTACCCCCTCAGGCAGCGTGATTCTGCTGGATGGGAATACGCAACTTGGGCCCGTGCTCACCTTGGATGGTGGCGGAGCGGCAAGCTACAGCACGCCGCTTCGCCCTGGCGTGCACCAGATCCAGGCGATTTACATCGGCAACGACAACTTCAATGGCAGCTCCTCGGGACTGACGGTGAACACCTCGCCCCGGCCCAAGCCGCGCTAG
- a CDS encoding rhomboid family intramembrane serine protease — protein sequence MRQPPKLTEFLRYPVITGTILLAIGVTIVWWGKVDVSVLFETAMIRRGELWRLVTSILPHVNIVHLVFNVYWIWVFGTLVEEVYGHAKTAALILLFAFGPNALEFAFALGGVGLSGVGYGLFGLLWVLSKRDERFREAIDGRTIQLFVGWFFLCILLSVTHIAPVGNIAHGAGAILGIFVGFAITLPENRAPIAAGIGAILLIGLWAATVGRPKVNLSGKAGYEEGRWGYDALKAHRDQEAVRWFRDVVTYQPKLAAGWSDLGIAYERLGNGPEAIAAYHKAADLGEVFGLYHLASMYENGSKGVPKDDNQALYWYRKLAEQGSAEGLNTAAWTYATSSDPAIRNPATALEYARKAVSMGKDHPDPNHLDTLAEAFYVNEQYEDAVKTEEQAIALASPEKKNPFQKQLEKYQLALKNKKPLAKKR from the coding sequence ATGCGTCAGCCTCCAAAGTTGACAGAATTTCTGCGCTACCCGGTGATTACAGGAACTATTCTGCTGGCGATCGGGGTAACCATTGTCTGGTGGGGCAAGGTGGATGTCTCGGTGCTCTTTGAAACCGCAATGATCCGGCGCGGCGAGCTCTGGCGGCTGGTCACCAGTATCTTGCCTCACGTCAACATTGTGCACCTGGTGTTCAATGTTTACTGGATTTGGGTTTTTGGGACGCTGGTGGAAGAAGTCTACGGTCATGCTAAAACTGCGGCTTTGATCCTTCTGTTTGCGTTCGGGCCCAACGCGCTGGAGTTTGCCTTCGCCCTGGGTGGAGTCGGCCTTTCCGGCGTCGGGTATGGCCTCTTTGGGCTGCTCTGGGTACTCTCCAAACGGGATGAACGCTTCCGTGAGGCCATTGATGGCAGGACCATCCAGCTGTTTGTAGGATGGTTCTTTCTGTGCATTCTTTTATCCGTGACCCACATCGCGCCGGTGGGCAACATCGCTCACGGTGCTGGCGCAATTCTCGGCATCTTCGTCGGATTCGCCATCACACTGCCGGAAAATCGCGCGCCGATTGCCGCCGGCATCGGTGCAATACTCCTGATTGGACTCTGGGCTGCTACTGTTGGACGGCCCAAGGTCAACCTGTCGGGAAAAGCTGGATACGAGGAAGGCCGTTGGGGCTACGATGCCCTCAAGGCCCACCGCGACCAGGAGGCCGTGCGCTGGTTTCGTGATGTCGTGACGTATCAGCCAAAGTTGGCCGCTGGCTGGTCCGATTTAGGAATCGCATACGAGCGCCTGGGCAACGGACCCGAAGCCATCGCCGCCTACCATAAAGCTGCCGATCTGGGTGAGGTGTTTGGGCTGTACCACCTCGCCTCGATGTATGAAAACGGAAGCAAAGGCGTCCCCAAAGACGATAACCAGGCGCTCTACTGGTATCGTAAACTTGCCGAACAAGGTTCCGCCGAGGGGCTGAATACTGCTGCCTGGACCTACGCGACGAGTTCTGATCCGGCAATTCGCAACCCCGCGACTGCGCTGGAATACGCTCGCAAAGCAGTGAGCATGGGTAAAGACCATCCTGACCCAAACCATCTGGACACGCTGGCTGAAGCTTTCTATGTGAATGAGCAGTACGAAGATGCCGTGAAAACCGAAGAGCAAGCGATTGCATTGGCATCTCCGGAGAAGAAAAACCCCTTCCAGAAGCAGCTCGAGAAGTATCAGCTTGCCTTGAAGAACAAAAAACCACTGGCAAAGAAGAGATGA
- a CDS encoding OmpA family protein translates to MRKFLGASFTVAVLYLLVAVAHGDQKRATGKPFIQNGDFEDVKIAAPFMSKNPADVPGWTHSQADPGDGLIWRIGYADAGGTITKAGHGSQFVTLGGGYYAAGSPSWSTTISGLTPGKTYQLSFMLANENLGTPQTITVAFISGSSTPAQSYTVQPGQGYWTLWESKTQTFTATAATAQVKFSVANMRYDIGLDNVSVSVASQQFSVKEEAGKIGITLNDAVLFDFNKYDLKPAAEAVLAEIKSTIIDKHPSGKVVVEGYTDDVGGDAYNLELSDQRAKSVAAWLQQHGLESSRLKTQGYGKARPKFPNNSSRNRAKNRRVEINVIE, encoded by the coding sequence ATGCGGAAATTCCTTGGAGCGAGCTTCACGGTGGCAGTTCTGTATTTGCTGGTCGCGGTCGCGCACGGCGACCAGAAACGGGCGACGGGCAAGCCCTTCATCCAGAACGGCGATTTTGAAGATGTCAAAATTGCGGCGCCGTTCATGTCCAAGAACCCCGCAGACGTTCCCGGATGGACCCATAGTCAAGCAGACCCTGGCGACGGCCTCATTTGGCGGATTGGGTACGCCGATGCTGGTGGCACGATCACCAAGGCCGGACATGGTTCACAGTTCGTCACGCTGGGAGGCGGGTACTATGCGGCGGGTTCCCCAAGTTGGTCGACAACTATTTCGGGATTGACTCCGGGAAAGACCTACCAGTTGAGCTTTATGCTGGCCAACGAGAACCTGGGCACTCCGCAGACGATAACGGTGGCCTTCATCTCCGGTTCGTCGACTCCCGCCCAGTCCTACACCGTCCAGCCAGGCCAGGGTTATTGGACCCTCTGGGAGAGCAAGACGCAGACCTTCACGGCCACGGCGGCCACCGCCCAGGTAAAATTTTCGGTCGCCAATATGCGTTATGACATCGGCCTGGACAACGTTAGCGTCAGCGTGGCGAGCCAGCAGTTCAGCGTGAAGGAAGAGGCCGGCAAGATCGGCATTACCTTGAACGATGCGGTACTTTTTGATTTCAATAAGTACGACCTCAAGCCCGCGGCCGAGGCGGTCCTGGCGGAGATCAAGTCGACGATCATCGACAAGCATCCGAGCGGCAAGGTGGTGGTGGAGGGTTATACCGACGATGTTGGTGGCGATGCCTACAACCTCGAACTCTCAGACCAGCGGGCGAAATCCGTAGCCGCCTGGCTGCAGCAACACGGCCTGGAAAGCTCACGCTTGAAGACCCAGGGCTACGGCAAGGCGAGGCCGAAGTTTCCCAACAATAGCAGCCGCAATCGGGCCAAAAACCGGCGGGTGGAAATCAATGTCATCGAATGA
- a CDS encoding class I SAM-dependent methyltransferase has protein sequence MSQSEGAADPFGELAASYDREFTNSLIGSTMRRAVWNRFPFHFAPGQRILELNCGTGEDAVYLARQGVSVFATDVSRAMIEIAAAKAKQHGLEDMIRYECMGWDNLDNLPTSEFDGAFSNFGGLNCVEHVDVALGALARCLHPGTHVLLCVMGPWCPWEWIWYLLHGDPARAFRRFRSSVEWHGIHVSYPSLRTMRRWSMPHFTILRVSAIGVFVPPSYAEAWALRHRKLIHFLDRCERRLEAVPPLPSFADHYLIELRRSG, from the coding sequence ATGAGCCAGTCCGAAGGCGCCGCCGATCCATTTGGAGAACTGGCGGCTAGTTACGACCGGGAATTCACGAATTCTCTGATTGGCTCCACAATGCGGCGGGCAGTGTGGAATCGATTTCCATTCCATTTCGCTCCTGGCCAGCGCATCCTTGAATTGAACTGCGGCACCGGCGAGGACGCCGTATATCTCGCGCGTCAAGGTGTCTCAGTGTTTGCAACCGACGTCTCTCGCGCCATGATCGAAATCGCCGCAGCCAAGGCCAAGCAACATGGGCTTGAAGACATGATCCGCTATGAATGCATGGGCTGGGATAACCTCGACAATCTGCCGACGTCGGAGTTCGATGGCGCGTTTTCGAATTTTGGCGGACTGAACTGCGTGGAACATGTCGATGTGGCCCTGGGCGCACTTGCGCGGTGCCTGCATCCGGGCACTCACGTCCTGCTGTGTGTGATGGGTCCATGGTGTCCTTGGGAATGGATTTGGTATCTGCTTCACGGCGATCCTGCTCGCGCGTTTCGCCGTTTCCGATCCTCCGTGGAATGGCATGGAATCCATGTGTCGTATCCTTCGTTGCGGACCATGCGTCGATGGTCAATGCCTCATTTCACGATTCTCCGCGTTAGTGCCATCGGCGTGTTCGTTCCGCCCAGCTATGCCGAGGCCTGGGCGTTGCGGCATCGCAAGCTGATTCACTTCCTCGACCGTTGCGAGCGCCGCTTGGAAGCAGTACCTCCATTGCCGTCGTTTGCGGATCACTACTTGATCGAATTGCGGCGCTCGGGATGA
- a CDS encoding methyltransferase domain-containing protein has product MTFDWRLACPKCQSDLGTLSAQMQAAACERCGNHYSCIDGIWRFLPPDRLAVLEPFLRDYTAIRLAEGRGSKSPDFYLKLPSCDPGHPIAWQWAIHKNTFDCFVRRVLPKLGRNPSILDLGAGVAWLSRRLAEHGCTPCAIDVSVDDQDGLGAARHYTPAWPRFQAEFEHLPLASGVADAVIYNASLHYSTDYGATLREALRVLRPGGSIVVLETPVYQKEESGKLMIAERHAFFEKRYGTRSESIPSLQYMTRDRLTQLEHELCLNWEKVEPWYGWKWAMRPWVARWKGKREPSRFVILIGRQ; this is encoded by the coding sequence TTGACCTTCGACTGGCGACTGGCCTGTCCCAAATGCCAATCGGATCTCGGCACCCTTTCAGCACAGATGCAAGCCGCGGCGTGCGAACGTTGCGGGAACCACTATTCCTGTATTGACGGCATATGGCGGTTCCTGCCACCCGATCGATTGGCCGTGCTGGAGCCTTTTCTGCGTGACTATACGGCTATCCGGTTGGCGGAAGGGCGTGGCTCGAAATCACCAGATTTCTATTTGAAGCTGCCATCATGCGACCCTGGGCATCCGATTGCGTGGCAATGGGCAATCCATAAGAATACATTCGACTGCTTTGTCCGGCGTGTTCTTCCCAAGCTCGGCCGCAACCCTTCGATCCTGGATCTCGGGGCCGGAGTGGCTTGGTTGAGTCGGCGTCTGGCGGAACACGGCTGCACTCCTTGCGCCATCGACGTGAGTGTCGACGACCAGGATGGATTGGGAGCCGCGCGGCATTACACTCCCGCGTGGCCTCGTTTCCAGGCGGAATTTGAGCATCTGCCGCTCGCTTCCGGTGTTGCGGACGCCGTGATCTACAACGCTAGCCTGCACTACAGCACCGACTACGGCGCAACCTTGCGTGAAGCTCTTCGAGTGTTGCGACCCGGTGGAAGTATTGTCGTTCTCGAAACACCGGTATACCAAAAGGAAGAAAGCGGTAAACTGATGATCGCTGAACGTCACGCGTTTTTTGAGAAGCGGTATGGCACGCGATCCGAGTCCATCCCGAGCCTGCAATACATGACTCGAGATCGTCTAACACAACTTGAACACGAACTTTGCCTTAACTGGGAAAAGGTCGAGCCGTGGTACGGCTGGAAGTGGGCCATGCGTCCTTGGGTAGCACGATGGAAGGGGAAGCGCGAACCAAGCCGCTTCGTAATCTTGATAGGGCGTCAATGA
- a CDS encoding radical SAM protein, with amino-acid sequence MTNILLTHGYFLFEDEKEVRIMKPYPTLGLLYISAYLRRAGFAVEVFDSTFSSRDALFERLQNGPKSVLGIYTNLTTRGAILEITARAHAHGWIVVLGGPEAANYPQEYIQRGAHVVVIGEGEETLAELLPEIDKKGPHRLYGVRGTAFQNESGAVIMNPARPQIENLDSLPWPDRGQIDQARYVDVWRAHHGRGSVNLITARGCPYKCNWCSHAVFGFSHRRRSYVDCANELEHIQTSYHPDQVWYADDVFTIHHGWLHNYAAELKRRKLFLPFETISRADRMMNENVIRTLVEMGCYRIWIGSESGSQRILDAMERGVKVEQVEWASKMAKRFGIEVGMFLMWGYEDETIEDMQATIDLVKKCDPEQFLTTVSYPIMNTGYFRRIADRVVLNKSWDDSTDRDYAIRNRHSRTYYQHADRWLRKEVAAHRAFSADQAAAVTLNAEARAAKEAMLAVAHEVEA; translated from the coding sequence ATGACTAACATCCTTCTCACTCACGGTTACTTCCTCTTCGAGGACGAAAAGGAAGTAAGGATCATGAAGCCGTATCCTACGCTGGGACTCCTGTACATCTCCGCGTATCTCCGCCGGGCGGGATTCGCGGTGGAAGTCTTTGATAGCACCTTTTCTTCACGCGACGCTTTGTTTGAGAGATTGCAGAACGGACCGAAGAGCGTACTCGGCATCTACACAAATCTCACCACACGCGGCGCGATCTTGGAGATAACGGCGCGGGCTCACGCCCATGGCTGGATTGTGGTCTTGGGCGGGCCAGAAGCCGCCAACTATCCACAAGAGTACATTCAGCGTGGAGCTCACGTGGTTGTGATCGGCGAAGGTGAAGAGACGCTGGCCGAGCTCCTGCCCGAGATCGACAAGAAGGGTCCGCACCGGCTGTATGGTGTCCGTGGGACGGCGTTTCAGAACGAGAGCGGCGCAGTGATCATGAATCCTGCCCGGCCGCAGATCGAAAATCTGGATAGCCTGCCCTGGCCCGACCGTGGACAAATCGATCAGGCGCGCTACGTGGACGTTTGGCGGGCGCATCACGGTCGCGGCAGCGTGAATCTGATCACCGCGCGTGGTTGTCCATACAAGTGCAATTGGTGCTCGCATGCGGTCTTCGGTTTTTCGCACCGCCGCCGGAGCTATGTAGATTGCGCCAATGAATTGGAACACATCCAGACGTCTTACCATCCCGATCAGGTGTGGTACGCCGACGACGTGTTTACTATCCATCATGGCTGGCTGCACAATTATGCCGCCGAACTGAAACGCCGGAAGCTTTTTCTGCCGTTTGAAACAATCTCGCGCGCCGACCGGATGATGAACGAGAACGTAATCCGCACGCTGGTTGAGATGGGATGCTACCGTATCTGGATCGGTTCGGAGAGCGGCAGCCAGCGAATTCTCGACGCAATGGAGCGCGGAGTCAAAGTGGAGCAAGTGGAATGGGCCAGCAAGATGGCCAAGCGATTCGGAATCGAAGTGGGTATGTTCCTTATGTGGGGCTACGAGGACGAAACAATCGAGGATATGCAAGCAACCATTGATTTGGTGAAGAAGTGCGATCCCGAACAATTTCTGACTACGGTTTCCTACCCGATCATGAATACTGGTTACTTTCGCAGGATCGCCGACCGTGTGGTTCTCAACAAGAGTTGGGACGATAGCACCGATCGTGACTACGCCATTCGCAACCGGCATTCGCGCACTTATTACCAGCACGCCGATCGCTGGCTCCGCAAGGAAGTCGCCGCACACCGCGCGTTTTCGGCGGACCAAGCCGCGGCCGTCACGCTCAACGCCGAAGCCCGGGCGGCGAAGGAGGCTATGTTGGCTGTAGCCCATGAGGTCGAGGCTTGA
- a CDS encoding radical SAM protein has translation MDVLLAHSFFLKNDAKQVEKMRPYPPLGTLYAASYLRSLGYTVGLFDALLSDGVHEFEALLRASDCRMVVLFEDEFHFLNKMCLNHSRQAAQAMASFAAGRGATVIACGSDVTDHPEAYLLHGVHYAILGEAEHSLGELLGTLRSTGSLCNAKLDEIPGLARADSSQPRGVRRNEARIPERHPDVFPMPAWDLLEAEPYRAAWMQAHGFFSVNMVSTRGCPFHCNWCAKPIWGQRYAMRSPANVAEEMALLKQTIRPDHIWFVDDIFGLQPKWSVQFAEEVRARDASIPFMIQSRVDLMTPDAVEALAHAGCREVWIGAESGSQKILDAMDKGICVEQIPVVRQRLKDAGIATGFFLQFGYPGETFEDILATAEMVRTTLPESIGISVSNPLPGTRFYDMVKNELGTKDHWDNSDDLAMMFQGSYRTEFYRRLYKVVHRELDVRLKLQSAPKNTTEALAELDSVNAEWKEIQKVEANYQAEHPTSVHKHYLPVLPPNLSGSWN, from the coding sequence ATGGATGTACTCCTCGCACACTCCTTCTTTTTAAAGAACGATGCCAAGCAGGTAGAAAAGATGCGTCCCTATCCGCCGCTGGGGACCCTCTACGCCGCCAGTTACCTGCGTTCACTTGGATACACCGTTGGTCTCTTCGACGCCCTGCTCTCCGACGGCGTCCATGAATTTGAGGCGCTGCTCCGCGCTTCGGATTGCCGAATGGTGGTGCTCTTTGAGGATGAGTTTCATTTTCTGAACAAAATGTGTCTTAACCACAGCCGGCAAGCGGCGCAGGCAATGGCAAGCTTCGCCGCCGGACGCGGCGCAACCGTGATCGCTTGTGGATCGGACGTAACCGACCATCCCGAGGCGTATCTTTTGCACGGCGTCCATTACGCAATCTTAGGGGAGGCTGAGCACAGCCTGGGTGAATTGTTAGGGACGCTGCGTTCCACGGGATCCTTGTGCAATGCGAAATTGGACGAGATTCCCGGCCTGGCGCGCGCGGATTCCAGCCAACCGCGAGGAGTCCGGCGCAATGAGGCGCGCATTCCCGAGCGGCATCCCGACGTATTTCCCATGCCTGCCTGGGATTTGCTGGAAGCCGAGCCGTATCGCGCCGCGTGGATGCAGGCACACGGGTTCTTTAGCGTCAACATGGTGAGTACGCGAGGATGTCCGTTTCACTGCAATTGGTGCGCGAAACCGATCTGGGGACAGCGCTATGCCATGCGCTCTCCGGCAAACGTTGCCGAGGAGATGGCATTGTTGAAACAAACCATCCGACCCGACCATATCTGGTTCGTCGACGATATCTTCGGACTTCAGCCGAAATGGTCGGTGCAATTCGCCGAGGAGGTGCGGGCTCGAGATGCTTCGATTCCTTTCATGATTCAATCACGTGTCGACCTGATGACGCCTGACGCTGTAGAGGCGCTGGCGCATGCGGGTTGCCGGGAAGTCTGGATCGGCGCGGAGAGCGGCAGCCAGAAGATTCTCGACGCCATGGACAAAGGAATTTGCGTTGAGCAAATCCCCGTCGTGAGGCAGCGGCTTAAGGACGCGGGCATCGCCACAGGTTTCTTCCTGCAATTCGGTTATCCAGGGGAAACTTTCGAAGACATCCTTGCGACCGCCGAAATGGTGCGAACGACTTTGCCCGAAAGCATCGGGATTAGCGTCAGTAACCCTTTACCGGGAACGCGTTTCTACGATATGGTGAAAAACGAGTTGGGCACCAAAGACCATTGGGACAATAGCGACGATCTCGCCATGATGTTCCAGGGATCGTATCGGACGGAGTTCTACCGCCGTCTGTACAAAGTGGTCCATCGCGAATTGGACGTCCGCCTGAAACTGCAATCGGCCCCGAAGAACACGACCGAGGCGCTCGCCGAACTCGATAGCGTAAATGCCGAGTGGAAGGAGATTCAAAAGGTAGAAGCAAACTATCAGGCCGAACATCCCACGTCCGTTCATAAACATTACCTGCCGGTCTTGCCGCCCAATCTCAGCGGATCGTGGAACTGA